A region from the Cannabis sativa cultivar Pink pepper isolate KNU-18-1 chromosome 9, ASM2916894v1, whole genome shotgun sequence genome encodes:
- the LOC115722674 gene encoding ferritin-like catalase Nec2: MSRSSNIHRESMRATTPIFALMLFFLLLLPKSLSKNNYGTSVPKSDVDLLEFPLNLEFFEAEFFLYGALGYGLDKVAPKLTKGGPPPIGATKANLDTLTKDVILQFGLQEVGHLRAIQKTVKGFPRPLLNLSSSSFANVIDSAFGRKLRPPFNPYKNSINFLIASYVIPYVGLTGYVGTNPNLNGTTSKRLVAGLLGVESGQDAVIRAMLYERRKMIVKPYNINVAEFTNQISKLRNKLGKVGLKDEGLMVPTSLGAEGRVSGNVLSANQDSLSYGRTPMEILRIVYGSGNEHVPGGFYPNGGNGRIAKSYLDHHDV, from the exons ATGAGTAGGAGTAGTAATATACACAGAGAGTCAATGAGGGCCACTACTCCAATTTTTGCTCTTATGCTAttcttcctcctcctcctcccaAAATCTCTATCAAAGAATAATTATGGGACCTCTGTCCCAAAATCTGATGTTGATCTCTTGGAATTTCCTTTAAATCTTGAGTTTTTTGAAGCTGAATTCTTCTTGTATGGAGCATTGGGTTATGGTTTGGACAAAGTTGCTCCAAAATTAACCAAAGGGGGCCCACCACCCATTGGTGCTACAAAGGCCAATTTAGATACTCTCACTAAAGATGTCATCTTGCAATTTGGATTGCAAGAAGTAGGACACTTGAG GGCTATTCAAAAAACAGTTAAAGGGTTCCCAAGACCACTATTGAATTTAAGTTCATCATCATTTGCAAATGTAATAGATAGTGCATTTGGGAGAAAGCTAAGGCCTCCCTTTAATCCTTACAAAAATAGCATTAATTTTCTTATAGCATCATATGTGATTCCTTATGTTGGACTCACTGGCTATGTTGGAACAAACCCAAATCTCAATGGAACTACTTCCAAAAGA CTTGTAGCAGGTCTTTTGGGTGTGGAATCCGGCCAAGATGCTGTGATTAGAGCAATGCTATATGAGCGTAGGAAGATGATAGTGAAGCCATATAACATAAATGTGGCAGAGTTCACAAATCAAATTTCTAAGCTAAGGAACAAGTTGGGAAAAGTAGGTTTGAAAGACGAAGGGCTTATGGTACCAACATCTCTAGGCGCTGAGGGAAGAGTTTCTGGAAATGTGCTCTCTGCAAACCAAGACTCGCTTTCTTATGGAAGGACACCAATGGAGATACTTAGAATTGTTTATGGAAGTGGTAATGAACATGTGCCTGGTGGTTTCTATCCCAACGGGGGTAATGGTCGCATTGCTAAGTCTTATTTGGATCATCATGATgtctaa